From Rhopalosiphum padi isolate XX-2018 chromosome 2, ASM2088224v1, whole genome shotgun sequence:
aaaatactaaacatttatgtgtataatatatatagtatttttcacatatatttttttgtttgtttctgAACAaagctttatattattattttctatacatctATAGAAAATAGAGAATTATttggattatatatttatatgttataaattttgtttgaaatttaatatcaacgtgattattttatttatacagaaGAGTGGATAATACGACACGTACTTATTGACTACAGCACAAGATCAAATAAGCGTGTcaaattattagaattaataaatgaaaagcTATTAAatcgtttgaattttttttattgaataatattgaatattacacAGTAATAGCAATATATATACCTTAAGCATTAtccaaaatgtttttgaaaataaaaatatcgttgaatgatattttataacgtttGTTTCTACCGATTTAATGCATACTCCGCATTTGCGGTGAGTTCTTATAGGTACCAACTGaggtaaattattactaaaagttTTTCGGTTGGCTGTGATGTTGATGGGTGGTATTAAGTAATTCGCTGTATTTTgacataagttataatttaacgaTGAtggtatgtataagtataaatagtataataatgtatggcaggttacaaaaattaattttaagcagGTATATCTAGCATTTTTTCCATAGGAAAATATAGTTCGGCGGCACTGaaaatatgtactttattatagtaattagtttattactgaAAGTGAATTTTCAGGCGTAGGTAAGACGTATGGGATTGTCGTATTTTGTGTTCCAATTAACGAAACTCAACTTAattcaataactatattatttattaaattttacgtcATAAAAACAactcaatttaaatcaattaattatattgtgtgaACAAAATCCAAGTGTAATgatgacataatataaataccaaattattgaaatatgtataggtataataaaaagtatatccGAAATTTgtggatttttaaaatttaactagtCTATAGACTTTCTTGttctttgtaatattataatgcaatatgAAATGAGTTGTGTACTAAATTTAGTTGTTTGTTCagactcacacacacacatataaatatatatatatatatatttaatatataatatataatttaacgtttGTCCTTGTTATATGTACTGAAAATGactggttaaaaaaataaaagatttgtgtcaaaatatgaaaaacacttttaaaataaatagaaacatatacttatatatattttgttgaaaaataatgcaaaattaaataaaatctgacgtttatagtaataatcaatattgtttaacacaaaataaagagtaatgttaatattaataataaattgacaatattaacaataataaggcTTATGCCtatcatactaatattataatgcgttaAATGTAATGGAAGTTATAAAGGTGAAAATGGAAAACAGTCCACCACAGAACgcgttatacataataaattatacatataattacaagACGATGTTATTGTCTAAATGTCTaatcatatcattatattattgtaacgcgAGTTTGGGTGCTGTCGACGGACAAAACATATTGTCACGGATTCTCGAGGAAGCtcacaacataatatgttactgttattaatacatgaaaaaaggtaataaaataaaataataatattattgtacgataatataatatattataattataatgtatgtgtagTGTGATTGGAGAGCTGATGTGTCATATATAACGGATCATCAGTTGAACTTTTCGGATTTCATGAAGTTCTGGGTCTTGTCGATAACAGCATCCTTGGCGTCCTTAGCATTATCGGCGACGTTTTTGACATGCTCTTCCGACGATTCCGGAATCCTGGGCACGTTCTCCTCAGAGTTGCCGTTCTTGTATGAGTCGTACGTGTGCTTGATTTTGTCGATGGCGCCGTTCACGAACTTCTTAGTGCCGGCAACCGCTTCCTTGCGTTTGTCGTCCAGTTTGTCGAGCGCCTCCGACGCTCCTTCTTTGACGCTGCTCACGAATCCCTTGACCTTGTCCTTGAACGTGCTAGGCGTAGGTGTGGTCTCCGCAGTTGTGTCCTTTTCGTCGTGCCCGATCGTCTGCTGGTGCAAGTCCTCGTTTTGCTGATGCTGGTGGCTGTTATCGGACGCGGCCAACTACACAAAACAATACAAAACAACCTCATAGAAACActtgtgattatattatattatatttatgcatagATGACACTGGTATGACGGACGCGGTGCACGTCGTACACATTAtagataatcattattattaggatATATACTTTGCATTGTTTTCCgaagtttttattttgcatattttgttgacaatttaaacttttgtagagcattttagaattttttaaatatttaatacaaaaatccgggctcttaaaacttttttttttaatttttactttctaCTTGCAGAAGTATttaactttatagtttataatatgtacttataagatttttagtatttttacctaatcgaatattattattattatttaattgtaattttttgaacaaaCCCATACAACGTAAAAGTCGATAACACTGtggagaaataataataataaaaaaaaattaacattttatttttataatatatatttttaaagattcttaatagtggtaaaatatttgtatgtaaaatgtattgagattttataatttattattcatacacaCGCATAAAGACAAACATTTTAGtatgtagtattaaaatatatataaatattagataagtaTATTACGCGCAGAGAAAATAAACACTAAGAAAATAGAGTTAATCGATGATGTGGTTACTGCAAGACGCAAGTGCATGAATTTAGAGTATGACGTGCAATATAATTACAGTGAAAGTTTTTGAgtgttattatagtttgtataatgtatatttatagtggGTTTCGAGTTGAATCTCAAGTTATATGAATGTTGTTCGTTTTGTTCAACGCGTATGAAAACTGAAAATCGTCAATGTTCCGCGGTCGTCTCGTCTACgaggttttataataatatttgacataCGGAGCCTGTATGtcatagagtatagactatatatagtatatacatatggaGTCTTAAACTCTTTCTCCGGTTCTAATAAAGACTCGTATAATTAAACGTACCTTATAGTTGGTTTTGTTTTACAGCAATATTATTTACTCGCTTtcgttattatagattatttataatattaatattatgtgtaatacacTAATgtatggtaaaatattataatattatttacgtattatttatattcatatacagAGAAAATACGAATTCATCTACACACAATTTACGTATTGAGTGGCTCATAGTGTTTTTAATGGTTGATTaaaagtgattattattatttattacataataatattatcgttgatatagcaaaatatatagaatactataggtaaacatttttatgcaatatcattttttatctaaggcattaaattagtattttggtatttgttttaaatataatgaaagtaTGTGTAAGTTGAGTTaggaaataatgtaatttacatTCATTTACACACTTTACaataacacatatataaataggttaggtatataccaaataataacaataatataataatatgtgtttgtgaattgtatttgtatattatacatttattatgaatagaaacaaattatataacaaacgcttataaaaaagcactaaataatattaattaaaattaaaattctaaaacatGAAAATCGATATCCAACACTTTTTCTCactttttatataaactataatataattattcttgtgaaattctattttttttgtgtacatatttataagcGTAAATCAGAAGTGGATAAAgattgtattgtttttagtgAGATTTTCGTTCCATTacctttaattatatatttaaatttaattgagaCTGAAACTGTAAggaatgtatattgtttttatagtaataggaaaacgtatttatttttaatcgttgAAATGGTTTGATTTTAACTTTCCTGTTTAGCCTGTGTGTTTAGCCACTTTAGCCTATAGCCACTGTGCAACATTAACTAGAAATTGATTGAATTTTATTCGCTTGATAAATgactaatatacctatttaaatattagttttattttttatttttaagcacaaAGTCTCttctatatcaaattataattgaaaaaaaatatttatattaaatggaattatttattatgattccTTAGATATAGAATATAGACATAGCATTAATTTGAAACGAAAGCAATTTTTCGCAAatggttaggtatattttaaaatctgtgaAAGTGTGATTTTATCATCAAAATACAcgcatatatcataatattgtattaaaattatggtTATTTGTGGATATAATCAATTTAACTAAATAGGTAAGTACTGAGTAGGTACATAACAAATTCATGCCATTCATACTGTGCTAAGTTATATGCGTAAACAATGTCTCTGTGCAGATACACGTAAAATCGTCATCTTGATTGTAAGTGTTATAGATTactacctatgtcctatatatactatgttcttttgaaaatattcgagttaatttaaataatttaatatca
This genomic window contains:
- the LOC132922689 gene encoding uncharacterized protein LOC132922689; this translates as MAKFAIKALVVTALVCLVFDLAASDNSHQHQQNEDLHQQTIGHDEKDTTAETTPTPSTFKDKVKGFVSSVKEGASEALDKLDDKRKEAVAGTKKFVNGAIDKIKHTYDSYKNGNSEENVPRIPESSEEHVKNVADNAKDAKDAVIDKTQNFMKSEKFN